A genomic region of Melanotaenia boesemani isolate fMelBoe1 chromosome 13, fMelBoe1.pri, whole genome shotgun sequence contains the following coding sequences:
- the LOC121651989 gene encoding potassium voltage-gated channel subfamily A member 3, giving the protein MRLQPRMDDHLSLLQSPPPSVSKTRGDNLVNHGYTETEADVMTVVACDNMLEESAALPGHHSLDRYEPDHECCERVVINISGLRFETQLKTLSQFPETLLGDPKKRMRYFDPLRNEYFFDRNRPSFDAILYYYQSGGRIRRPVNVPIDIFSEEIRFYELGEEAMEKFREDEGFIKEEERPLPENEFQRQVWLLFEYPESSGPARGIAIVSVLVILISIVIFCLETLPEFRDENRDPITIAPVINGTLPYFISPFSDPFFVVETLCIIWFSFELLVRFFACPSKATFSKNIMNIIDIVAIVPYFITLGTELAERQGNGQQAMSLAILRVIRLVRVFRIFKLSRHSKGLQILGQTLKASMRELGLLIFFLFIGVILFSSAVYFAEADDPDSGFNSIPDAFWWAVVTMTTVGYGDMHPVTIGGKIVGSLCAIAGVLTIALPVPVIVSNFNYFYHRETEGEEQAQYLHVGSCQPLTDTEELRKTRSSSSLSKSEYMVIEEHGINSAFKQQPNFPTTTQNNSQNCVNINKKIFTDV; this is encoded by the coding sequence ATGCGTCTTCAACCGCGCATGGACGACCACCTCAGCCTCCTGCAATCACCCCCGCCGAGCGTGAGCAAAACCAGGGGCGACAACCTGGTGAACCACGGATACACAGAGACAGAGGCCGACGTGATGACGGTTGTGGCGTGTGACAACATGCTGGAGGAGTCGGCGGCTCTCCCGGGCCACCACTCTCTGGACCGTTACGAACCGGATCACGAATGCTGCGAGAGGGTGGTCATCAACATCTCAGGGTTACGCTTTGAGACGCAGCTCAAAACTCTGTCACAGTTTCCAGAGACGCTATTGGGGGACCCCAAGAAAAGGATGAGATACTTTGATCCTCTGAGGAACGAATACTTTTTCGATCGGAACCGACCCAGCTTTGATGCCATTTTGTATTACTATCAATCCGGCGGGCGCATCCGAAGACCCGTAAATGTACCCATTGACATTTTCTCTGAGGAGATACGCTTCTATGAGCTTGGTGAGGAGGCTATGGAGAAGTTTAGAGAGGATGAGGGCTTCATAAAGGAGGAGGAGCGGCCGTTGCCAGAGAACGAATTTCAAAGACAGGTGTGGCTGCTGTTTGAGTACCCGGAGAGCTCGGGTCCCGCCCGGGGAATAGCAATAGTGTCTGTCTTGGTCATTCTTATCTCCATTGTTATCTTCTGCTTAGAGACATTGCCGGAGTTCAGGGACGAGAACAGGGATCCGATTACCATAGCACCTGTGATTAATGGCACGCTTCCATATTTCATCAGCCCCTTTTCAGACCCATTCTTTGTGGTGGAGACATTGTGCATCATCTGGTTCTCCTTCGAGTTACTGGTGCGCTTTTTTGCATGCCCGAGTAAAGCCACGTTTTCCAAAAACATAATGAACATCATTGACATTGTGGCAATCGTCCCTTATTTCATCACCCTGGGCACAGAGCTGGCAGAGAGGCAAGGGAACGGACAGCAGGCCATGTCATTAGCAATTCTGCGCGTAATTAGGCTTGTTCGGGTATTTCGCATATTTAAACTCTCGCGTCACTCCAAGGGGCTTCAAATTTTAGGACAGACTCTAAAGGCCAGTATGCGTGAACTGGGTCTGCTCATCTTCTTCTTGTTTATCGGTGTCATCCTTTTTTCTAGTGCTGTCTACTTTGCCGAGGCCGATGACCCAGACTCGGGTTTCAACAGCATTCCGGACGCATTCTGGTGGGCTGTTGTCACCATGACTACTGTTGGATATGGGGACATGCATCCCGTGACAATCGGGGGGAAAATTGTGGGGTCTCTGTGCGCAATCGCTGGTGTGTTGACTATTGCTCTGCCTGTCCCTGTCATTGTGTCCAATTTTAACTACTTTTACCATAGAGAGACAGAGGGCGAGGAGCAGGCACAGTATCTGCACGTGGGCAGCTGTCAACCTCTGACAGACACAGAGGAGCTGAGGAAGACccgctcctcttcctccctaaGTAAGAGCGAATATATGGTGATAGAGGAGCATGGGATCAACAGCGCGTTCAAACAACAACCTAACTTCCCCACTACGACTCAGAACAACTCGCAAAACTGTGtgaatataaacaaaaagattttcACCGACGTATAG